A window from Parambassis ranga chromosome 13, fParRan2.1, whole genome shotgun sequence encodes these proteins:
- the LOC114445149 gene encoding caspase-1-like → MAAQTLAKIRKKFVDGVTKEVISQLLDDMLEDHILNDGEKESILEENFSRRDKARNLIDTVKRKGDKASKKLVACICCRDPTLSSELGLSCDEAAPSEPPNQEWSLTLKPTTDAFWMEKQKDKNNIYPVTRNSIRNRVALLITNIKFTNENLNRKGAEKDEENMEKLLSDLGYKVVKHTNLTAKEIDEALIQFSKHPNLKETDSVLVVIMSHGKLDKVLGANWKKTISADEEPDEFPINNIYKHLGPQPCGDLVDKPKIIIIQACRGEGEGAVLVCDGVNQAVDCDDVPHQRPAAEENMEDDATRCVHREKDFISLLSSTPDTVSYRQRDRGSILIQYVVDVFNTYACTEDIEKLFTKVMRRFEDFNPGIKRQMATKDRCTFTKAFYFFPGQYKELARVRGRFVDKVSKPLLKQLLDDLLEDGLLNDGEKDSVLEDNSNKADMARALIDMVKRKGDKASRKMIDHIKDRDHSLYSELGLSGPPAAAAPKKEQGWSHTMITTTDSFLRDKQDDQNVYRVAEQAIKHRVALLITNRDFADKRLTRKGAEIDEENMLHLLSKLNYEVVKHRNLTGKQMEEAMRDFSKHPKLKETDSVFVVIMSHGKLGAVLGVNYSAEEADEFPVDKIYKCLDTANCPALRNKPKVIIIQACRGEAGGAVLVSDSAVVSDDLPPPGPAPFADADNIFDDSVKCAHKEKDFISLLSSTPDTVSYRQENLGSFLIQYIIEVFNTYAHEHDIEELFRRVMRRFEDFSAGNKRQMPTKDRCTLTKRFYLCP, encoded by the exons CTCAGACACTTGCCAAGATCAGGAAAAAGTTTGTGGATGGGGTGACCAAAGAAGttatcagtcagctcctggacgATATGTTAGAGGACCACATCCTGAATGATGGGGAGAAAGAATCCATACTGGAGGAGAACTTCAGTCGAAGAGATAAAGCACGAAATCTCATCGACACAGTGAAGAGGAAAGGAGACAAAGCCAGCAAGAAGCTGGTCGCTTGTATTTGTTGTAGAGACCCCACACTTTCCTCTGAGCTGGGTCTCTCCTGTGATGAGGCTGCTCCATCAG AGCCCCCAAACCAAGAGTGGTCCCTGACTCTCAAACCTACAACGGATGCATTCTGGATGGAGAAACAGAAGGATAAAAACAAC ATTTACCCTGTGACCAGAAACTCCATCCGAAACCGCGTGGCCCTGTTGATCACCAATATAAAGTTCACCAATGAGAACTTAAACAGAAAAGGGGCTGAGAAAGACGAGGAGAACATGGAGAAGCTGCTCTCAGATCTGGGATATAAAGTGGTGAAGCACACAAACCTCACTGCAAAG gagATTGATGAGGCTTTAATTCAGTTCTCTAAACACCCAAATCTCAAAGAGACTGACAGCGTGTTGGTGGTCATCATGTCTCACGGGAAACTAGACAAAGTCCTCGGTGccaactggaaaaaaacaatatcGGCTGATGAGGAACCTGATGAGTTCCCCATCAACAACATCTACAAACACTTGGGCCCACAGCCATGTGGAGATCTGGTGGACAAACCAAAGATTATCATCATCCAGGCCTGCAGAGGAG AGGGGGAGGGAGCAGTGCTTGTTTGTGATGGCGTAAACCAAGCTGTGGACTGTGACGACGTGCCGCACCAGCGCCCGGCTGCCGAGGAGAACATGGAAGACGATGCTACGAGATGtgtgcacagagaaaaagaCTTCATCTCTCTTCTTTCCAGCACTCCTG ATACTGTGTCGTACAGACAGAGAGACCGCGGCTCCATACTTATCCAGTACGTTGTTGACGTATTTAACACCTATGCATGTACAGAAGACATCGAGAAGCTCTTCACAAAA GTCATGCGCCGCTTCGAAGACTTCAATCCTGGCATCAAAAGACAGATGGCAACCAAAGACAGATGCACATTTACAAAAGCTTTCTACTTTTTTCCTGGCCAgt ATAAGGAGCTTGCCAGAGTGAGGGGGAGGTTTGTGGACAAGGTGTCAAAACCCCTCCTTAAGCAGCTCCTGGACGATCTTTTAGAGGACGGTCTGTTAAATGATGGGGAGAAGGACTCTGTCCTGGAGGACAATAGCAACAAGGCAGACATGGCACGCGCCCTCATTGACATGGTGAAGAGGAAAGGAGACAAAGCCAGCAGGAAAATGATCGACCATATTAAAGACAGGGATCATTCACTGTACTCCGAGCTGGGTCTCTCCGGCCCGCCTGCAG ctgcagcacctaAGAAGGAGCAAGGCTGGTCACACACAATGATCACCACCACGGATTCATTCTTGAGGGACAAACAGGATGATCAAAAC GTATACCGTGTGGCAGAACAGGCCATTAAACATCGAGTGGCCCTGCTAATCACTAACAGAGATTTTGCTGATAAGAGGTTAACCCGGAAGGGAGCTGAGATCGATGAGGAGAACATGCTGCACCTGCTCTCAAAACTGAATTATGAGGTGGTGAAACACAGGAACCTGACTGGGAAG CAGATGGAGGAGGCTATGCGTGACTTCTCCAAACATCCAAAactgaaagagacagacagcgtGTTTGTGGTTATCATGTCACATGGGAAATTGGGAGCCGTTCTCGGTGTCAATTATAGTGCTGAAGAGGCAGATGAATTTCCAGTTGACAAGATATATAAATGCTTGGACACAGCCAATTGCCCAGCACTGCGGAACAAACCTAAGGTCATCATCATCCAGGCCTGCAGAGGGG aggcaggtggagcGGTGCTCGTTAGTGACAGTGCTGTGGTCAGTGATGACTTGCCGCCGCCAGGTCCGGCCCCGTTTGCTGATGCGGATAACATATTTGACGACAGTGTGAAATgtgcacacaaagaaaaagacttcatttctctgctctccagcACCCCAG ATACTGTGTCATACAGACAGGAAAATCTTGGCTCCTTCCTCATCCAGTACATCATTGAAGTGTTCAACACCTACGCACATGAGCATGACATCGAGGAGCTTTTCAGAAGA GTCATGCGACGCTTTGAAGATTTCTCCGCTGGCAATAAAAGACAGATGCCAACCAAAGACAGGTGCACACTGACCAAACGCTTCTACCTCTGTCCATGA
- the LOC114445150 gene encoding caspase-1-A-like produces the protein MLPTDPHKERTQSFVLTNGKLVSTLWNKPKVIVIQACRGEAGGAVLVSDSVVVSDDVPPPGPAPFADADNIFDDSVKCAHKEKDFISLLSSTPDTVSYRQENLGSFLIQYIVEVFNTYAHEHDIEELFRRVGQRFKDFSSGNRRQMPTKDRCMVTKRFYLCPRQ, from the exons atgctcccaacagacccgcaca AGGAGCGCACACAATCATTTGTGCTGACCAATGGTAAATTGGTCAGCACACTGTGGAACAAACCTAAGGTCATCGTCATCCAGGCCTGCAGAGGGG aggcaggtggagcGGTGCTCGTTAGTGACAGTGTTGTGGTCAGTGATGACGTGCCGCCGCCAGGTCCGGCCCCGTTTGCTGATGCGGATAACATATTTGACGACAGTGTGAAATgtgcacacaaagaaaaagacttcatttctctgctctccagcACCCCAG ATACTGTGTCATACAGACAGGAAAATCTTGGCTCCTTCCTCATCCAGTACATCGTTGAAGTGTTCAACACCTATGCACATGAGCATGACATCGAGGAGCTTTTCAGAAGA GTCGGGCAACGCTTTAAAGATTTCTCCTCTGGCAACAGAAGACAGATGCCAACCAAAGACAGGTGCATGGTGACCAAACGCTTCTACCTCTGTCCAAGACAGTGA